The Anoplopoma fimbria isolate UVic2021 breed Golden Eagle Sablefish chromosome 5, Afim_UVic_2022, whole genome shotgun sequence genome contains a region encoding:
- the LOC129091470 gene encoding RNA-binding protein with serine-rich domain 1-like isoform X2, with amino-acid sequence MAPSPTKRKEDDKSKQRGKEKSGATKEGGDKDRGRDKNRTRRSASSGSSSSSSSSGSSSGSSSGSSSSASSHSGSSSSRSSSSSSSSSPSPSRQRHNNRRRSRSKSKSAKKDDRDRRRRSPTPKPTKVYLGRLTRNVIKEHIQEIFSTYGKIKMIDMPMNRVHPHLSKGYAYVEFETHEEAEKALKHMDGGQIDGQEITVTAVLTPTVRPPPRRLSPPRRMPPPPPMWRRTPPRMRRRSRSPRRRSPVRRRSRSPGRRRHRSRSSSNSSR; translated from the exons GGCGCCATCCCCaacaaagaggaaggaggacGACAAGAGCAAGCAGCGAGGTAAAGAGAAGTCAGGAGCCACGAAGGAAGGAGGTGACAAAGACCGGGGCCGAGACAAGAACCGCACGCGGCGCAGTGCTTCCAGTGGGAGCAGCAG ctccagcagcagctcaggcTCCAGCTCAGGATCCTCCAGTGGCTCCAGTTCCTCTGCCTCCAGCCACTCAGGCTCATCCAGTTcccgctcctcttcctcctcctcatcctcctcaccGAGCCCCAGCCGCCAGCGCCACAACAACAGACGACGCTCCCGCTCAAA GTCAAAATCAGCGAAGAAGGATGACAGGGACCGACGGCGTAGGAGCCCCACACCCAAACCCACCAAGGTCTACCTGGGCCGGCTGACCAGGAATGTTATCAAG GAACACATCCAGGAGATTTTCTCCACTTACGGCAAGATCAAGATGATTGACATGCCCATGAACCGCGTCCACCCCCACCTGTCCAAAGGCTACGCCTACGTGGAGTTTGAGACCCACGAGGAGGCAGAGAAGGCCCTGAAACACATGGACGGAG GTCAGATTGACGGTCAGGAGATCACAGTCACAGCTGTGCTGACTCCCACAGTGCGCCCGCCTCCCCGCAGGCTGTCGCCTCCCCGCAGGATGCCCCCTCCACCCCCAATGTGGCGACGCACTCCACCTCGAATGAGGAGGAG GTCTCGGTCTCCACGGCGACGCTCTCCAGTGCGTCGCAGGTCTCGTTCGCCGGGCCGCCGCAGGCACCGCTCACGATCCAGTTCCAACTCCTCCCGTTAG
- the LOC129091470 gene encoding RNA-binding protein with serine-rich domain 1-like isoform X1: MAPSPTKRKEDDKSKQRGKEKSGATKEGGDKDRGRDKNRTRRSASSGSSSSSSSSSSGSSSGSSSGSSSSASSHSGSSSSRSSSSSSSSSPSPSRQRHNNRRRSRSKSKSAKKDDRDRRRRSPTPKPTKVYLGRLTRNVIKEHIQEIFSTYGKIKMIDMPMNRVHPHLSKGYAYVEFETHEEAEKALKHMDGGQIDGQEITVTAVLTPTVRPPPRRLSPPRRMPPPPPMWRRTPPRMRRRSRSPRRRSPVRRRSRSPGRRRHRSRSSSNSSR; the protein is encoded by the exons GGCGCCATCCCCaacaaagaggaaggaggacGACAAGAGCAAGCAGCGAGGTAAAGAGAAGTCAGGAGCCACGAAGGAAGGAGGTGACAAAGACCGGGGCCGAGACAAGAACCGCACGCGGCGCAGTGCTTCCAGTGGGAGCAGCAG ttccagctccagcagcagctcaggcTCCAGCTCAGGATCCTCCAGTGGCTCCAGTTCCTCTGCCTCCAGCCACTCAGGCTCATCCAGTTcccgctcctcttcctcctcctcatcctcctcaccGAGCCCCAGCCGCCAGCGCCACAACAACAGACGACGCTCCCGCTCAAA GTCAAAATCAGCGAAGAAGGATGACAGGGACCGACGGCGTAGGAGCCCCACACCCAAACCCACCAAGGTCTACCTGGGCCGGCTGACCAGGAATGTTATCAAG GAACACATCCAGGAGATTTTCTCCACTTACGGCAAGATCAAGATGATTGACATGCCCATGAACCGCGTCCACCCCCACCTGTCCAAAGGCTACGCCTACGTGGAGTTTGAGACCCACGAGGAGGCAGAGAAGGCCCTGAAACACATGGACGGAG GTCAGATTGACGGTCAGGAGATCACAGTCACAGCTGTGCTGACTCCCACAGTGCGCCCGCCTCCCCGCAGGCTGTCGCCTCCCCGCAGGATGCCCCCTCCACCCCCAATGTGGCGACGCACTCCACCTCGAATGAGGAGGAG GTCTCGGTCTCCACGGCGACGCTCTCCAGTGCGTCGCAGGTCTCGTTCGCCGGGCCGCCGCAGGCACCGCTCACGATCCAGTTCCAACTCCTCCCGTTAG
- the LOC129091687 gene encoding cytochrome c oxidase assembly protein COX19 has product MSTAMNFGSKSFKPRAPDKGAFPLDHFGECKAFKETFMKCLRDNNFDNSKCRLQSKDYLECRMDNQLMAKEPLAKLGYKDLMDPPPSQADGDPKP; this is encoded by the exons ATGTCTACCGCCATGAATTTCGGGTCGAAGAGCTTTAAACCTCGGGCTCCCGATAAAGGCGCCTTCCCTCTGGATCATTTTG GAGAGTGTAAAGCCTTCAAAGAGACGTTTATGAAATGCCTGAGAGACAACAACTTTGACAACTCCAAGTGCAGACTGCAGTCCAAAGACTACCTGGAGTGCCGCATGGACAA TCAGCTGATGGCCAAGGAGCCACTGGCCAAACTGGGTTACAAGGACCTGATGGATCCTCCTCCCAGCCAAGCAGACGGAGACCCTAAACCCTGA